From a single Rosa rugosa chromosome 7, drRosRugo1.1, whole genome shotgun sequence genomic region:
- the LOC133721458 gene encoding uncharacterized protein LOC133721458, which produces MTTGVSVRGRSVGASVRGRSVGASVRGRSAGESVRGRSAGASVRGRSAGASVRGRSVGVRAQRGRSVGVRGQRGRSVRVRARRAQSVGDDDRGRSLGRDGSQSRSKSPEGFSVLGAPWRTLKLTKFAEAMRHANERRKMVQKERKEGKYFGIAMKDFEQTTAEGTAMPPHMEQFWAVPAAAVIGCAGGQGNDSPEKTGAQGNDSPEKTGSASPDMFNFDKKQDIFD; this is translated from the exons ATGACGACGGGCGTGAGTGTGAGGGGTAGGTCGGTTGGCGCGAGCGTGAGGGGTAGGTCGGTTGGCGCGAGCGTGAGGGGTAGGTCGGCCGGCGAGAGCGTGAGGGGTAGGTCGGCCGGCGCGAGCGTGAGGGGTAGGTCTGCGGGCGCGAGCGTGAGGGGTAGATCCGTCGGTGTGAGAGCTCAAAGGGGTAGGTCGGTTGGTGTGAGGGGTCAGAGAGGAAGATCGGTCCGCGTCAGGGCTCGGAGGGCTCAATCGGTGGGCGACGACGATCGTGGCCGTTCACTGGGTCGCGACGGTTCTCAGAGCCGATCCAAATCTCCTGAGG GTTTTTCGGTGCTTGGTGCACCGTGGAGGACTCTGAAGTTAACAAAGTTTGCTGAGGCCATGAGGCATGCCAATGAGAGGAGGAAGATGGTTCAAAAAGAAAGGAAGGAAGGAAAGTATTTTGGGATTGCCATGAAGGATTTTGAACAAACAACGGCTGAGGGGACGGCGATGCCACCACACATGGAGCAGTTCTGGGCTGTTCCTGCTGCAGCTGTGATAGGCTGTGCTGGTGGGCAGGGTAATGATTCTCCAGAGAAGACTGGTGCGCAGGGTAATGATTCTCCAGAGAAGACTGGTTCTGCATCGCCAGATATGTTCAACTTCGACAAAAAACAAGATATTTTCGACTAG
- the LOC133722459 gene encoding uncharacterized protein LOC133722459 has protein sequence MQGILTSCSTKDQSPLISFCRALFHETQSPLSVPDVFSSRDRESPPGFMSSPSSSPRQDDGMESSSMDEQCDSRMFKWCEVMQTEVHEGPYPPTSQCYDLLIRLTVLMQAGAFMIDTNPPHSFLYNFLKEPGILGESKIWVNFTSIDKQHQSLKDLMFSLCFMGVEQKDCRDIAVEILNKVQSAIPLPQLAIDVTVRLMCSELYGRFDGFDDMRLYRYAKKSWDDYRAATTSCTGSHMPPSSCAVCLEDFGGGVDDKMIARLPCLHYFHAACTAQWINIRRTCPVCRTQMMPLLCDGNEPFNPNPIWPV, from the exons ATGCAAGGCATCTTAACTTCCTGTTCCACCAAAGACCAAAGTCCTCTTATCAGTTTCTGCAGAGCCCTCTTTCATGAAACCCAGAGCCCTCTTTCAGTACCCGACGTGTTCTCCTCGAGAGACAGAGAATCTCCTCCTGGATTCATGAGTAGTCCGAGTTCGAGTCCCCGGCAGGATGATGGAATGGAAAG TTCGAGCATGGATGAGCAGTGTGATTCCAGGATGTTTAAGTGGTGTGAAGTGATGCAAACAGAAGTACATGAGGGACCCTATCCGCCAACATCACAATGCTACGACTTGCTCATCAGATTAACAGTCCTCATGCAAGCGGGGGCTTTTATGATAGACACCAATCCACCtcattcttttctttataattttctgAAGGAACCAGGTATATTAGGGGAATCAAAGATTTGGGTCAACTTCACCTCTATAGACAAACAACATCAGAGCCTGAAGGACTTGATGTTTTCGCTTTGTTTCATGGGCGTTGAGCAAAAAGACTGCCGAGATATTGCTGTAGAAATATTAAATAAAGTTCAATCGGCCATCCCCCTTCCCCAGTTGGCTATTGATGTGACCGTAAGGCTCATGTGTTCTGAATTGTATGGAAGATTTGACGGTTTTGATGATATGCGCTTGTATCGCTATGCAAAGAAATCATGGGACGACTATAGGGCTGCTACTACCTCCTGCACTGGTTCTCATATGCCTCCATCATCATGTGCTGTTTGTTTGGAAGATTTTGGAGGTGGAGTTGATGATAAAATGATTGCTCGTTTGCCGTGCTTACATTATTTTCATGCAGCTTGCACTGCCCAGTGGATTAATATCCGTCGCACGTGTCCCGTGTGCCGAACCCAAATGATGCCACTTCTATGTGATGGGAATGAACCCTTCAATCCTAACCCTATCTGGCCTGTATGA
- the LOC133720809 gene encoding DExH-box ATP-dependent RNA helicase DExH12-like gives MPVALRKIILGNVSSSAMLLVKNTTKFLYEALPVESHLHHYLHDNVNAEVVAQVIGNHEGALNYLTWTFFYRRLTQNPNYYYLQGVTHAHNSEYLSELVENTLNDLETRKCVAVEDGDVSALNLGIIFSYYCISYSTIERFNSSLTCKTKMKALLEILAHASEYSQLSILPGEEEVIRRLINHHRFSFENPNFTDPHVKANALLQAHFARHHVAGDLSLDQLEVLLSASRLLHAIFDVIASNGWLNLSLLAMEVSQMVTQGMWDHDLMLLQLPHFTRELAKRCQKFPGKNIERVSDMVDMEYDERRELLQEVLHMSDIPLEDIEQFCKRFPNIGMTCKVLGSENVRAGEEVTLQVDMTVNRLALFMPRGIPGPKKRGGG, from the coding sequence ATGCCTGTCGCCCTAAGAAAGATAATTCTGGGAAATGTGTCATCCTCTGCCATGCTCCTCGTAAAGAATACTACAAAGTTCTTATATGAAGCATTGCCTGTTGAAAGTCATTTGCACCATTATTTACATGACAATGTAAATGCAGAAGTTGTAGCCCAAGTAATCGGGAACCATGAAGGGGCTCTCAATTACCTTACGTGGACATTTTTCTACAGGAGGCTCACACAGAATCCCAACTATTATTATCTTCAGGGAGTTACACACGCACATAATTCTGAGTACCTTTCAGAGCTTGTTGAAAATACACTGAATGACCTGGAAACAAGAAAATGTGTTGCTGTGGAGGATGGGGATGTTTCTGCCTTAAATCTTGGTATAATATTTTCATATTATTGTATCAGTTATTCTACAATTGAGCGTTTCAATTCTTCCTTAACTTGCAAAACGAAGATGAAGGCTCTTCTTGAGATTCTAGCTCATGCTTCAGAGTATTCGCAACTTTCCATACTACCTGGAGAGGAAGAGGTGATTCGAAGGTTGATTAACCACCATAGATTTTCCTTTGAGAATCCCAACTTCACAGATCCTCACGTCAAAGCAAATGCTCTTCTTCAGGCCCATTTTGCAAGGCATCATGTGGCTGGGGACCTATCATTGGACCAGCTTGAGGTTCTCCTTTCTGCAAGTAGGTTGCTTCACGCAATATTTGATGTCATTGCCAGCAATGGATGGCTAAACCTTTCTCTCCTAGCAATGGAAGTCAGCCAGATGGTGACTCAGGGGATGTGGGATCATGACTTGATGCTACTACAGCTTCCTCACTTCACGAGGGAGCTGGCAAAGAGATGCCAAAAGTTTCCTGGAAAGAATATAGAGAGGGTATCTGATATGGTTGACATGGAGTATGATGAAAGGCGGGAACTACTTCAGGAAGTACTTCATATGTCAGATATACCGTTGGAGGATATTGAACAATTTTGCAAACGATTTCCCAACATTGGAATGACATGTAAGGTGCTGGGGAGTGAGAATGTAAGAGCTGGGGAGGAAGTCACTTTGCAAGTTGATATGACTGTGAACAGGTTGGCCCTCTTCATGCCCCGAGGTATCCCAGGACCAAAGAAGAGGGGTGGTGGCTAG